One window from the genome of Polynucleobacter sp. MWH-Svant-W18 encodes:
- the purB gene encoding adenylosuccinate lyase, which produces MSQPLSTLNALSPLDGRYAGKLDALRPWLSEAAFMRQRVFVEIHWLLALAAAGLPDVPKINAADEAFLLALPENFSDVDAQRIKDIEAVTNHDVKAVEYFLKEKVAGRPDLLKASEFIHFACTSEDINNTSHGLMLRGARDEVLLPQLNKVLSVLTELALENAKVPLLSRTHGQPASPSTLGKEIANIAKRLEHAIESIAAVPLLGKMNGAVGNYNAHLSAYPDFDWESFSKNVVEKRLGLTFNPYTIQIEPHDGMAQLFDAIARANTILLDMDRDFWAYISIGYFKQRTKAGEIGSSTMPHKVNPIDFENSEGNLGIANALLRHLAEKLPISRWQRDLTDSTVLRNLGPAFGHSVLAYDSALRGLGKLEVNHAAIAADLDACWEVLAEPVQTVMRRYGIENPYEQLKELTRGKGINQADLQTFIRGLKIPEDAKARLLEMTPSSYLGKAVELTERLKK; this is translated from the coding sequence GTGAGTCAGCCGCTTTCCACCCTCAATGCCCTCTCCCCTTTAGATGGCCGCTATGCCGGCAAACTTGATGCCCTGCGCCCTTGGCTTTCTGAGGCAGCTTTTATGCGCCAGCGAGTGTTTGTAGAGATTCATTGGCTATTAGCCTTAGCCGCTGCCGGCCTTCCTGATGTGCCGAAAATTAATGCTGCTGATGAAGCTTTCTTGCTCGCGCTTCCAGAAAACTTTTCAGATGTGGATGCGCAGCGCATTAAAGATATTGAAGCTGTCACAAATCACGATGTCAAAGCGGTTGAATATTTCTTAAAAGAAAAAGTAGCAGGGCGTCCTGATTTGTTAAAAGCAAGTGAGTTCATTCATTTTGCTTGCACCTCTGAAGATATCAATAACACTTCACATGGTTTGATGTTGCGCGGCGCGCGGGATGAAGTGCTTTTACCTCAACTAAACAAAGTGCTTTCAGTCTTAACTGAGCTGGCTCTTGAGAACGCCAAAGTACCTTTGCTCTCTCGTACGCATGGCCAACCTGCTTCTCCAAGCACTCTCGGTAAAGAAATCGCCAATATTGCAAAACGTCTTGAGCACGCAATTGAATCTATTGCTGCTGTTCCTTTATTGGGAAAGATGAATGGTGCAGTGGGTAACTACAATGCGCACTTATCTGCATACCCAGATTTTGATTGGGAGAGCTTTTCTAAGAATGTCGTTGAGAAACGTCTAGGCTTAACATTTAATCCTTATACGATTCAAATTGAGCCACACGATGGCATGGCTCAGTTATTCGATGCTATTGCCCGTGCAAATACCATTCTCTTAGATATGGACCGAGATTTTTGGGCTTATATTTCTATTGGATACTTCAAGCAACGCACTAAAGCCGGTGAGATTGGTTCGTCTACTATGCCTCACAAAGTAAATCCGATTGACTTTGAAAACTCTGAAGGTAACTTGGGCATTGCTAACGCATTGTTACGCCACCTTGCGGAAAAATTACCAATCTCTCGCTGGCAGCGTGATCTCACGGATTCCACAGTATTACGGAATTTAGGTCCTGCATTTGGCCATAGCGTATTAGCTTATGACAGCGCTCTTCGTGGTCTTGGTAAGTTGGAGGTCAATCATGCCGCGATTGCTGCAGACTTGGATGCGTGCTGGGAAGTATTAGCAGAACCAGTACAAACAGTGATGCGTCGTTATGGCATTGAAAATCCCTATGAGCAGCTAAAAGAATTGACTCGCGGTAAAGGAATTAACCAAGCAGATCTACAAACTTTTATTCGAGGGCTCAAGATTCCAGAAGATGCAAAAGCACGCTTGCTGGAGATGACGCCGTCTTCCTATCTAGGCAAGGCAGTTGAACTGACAGAGCGCCTTAAAAAGTGA
- a CDS encoding proton-translocating transhydrogenase family protein: MDLAAFQSILTVQNITVFVLAIFVGYHVVWNVTPALHTPLMAVTNAISGIIIVGALLQTEVIGGDEITLTSIIGAVAVFLASINIFGGFMVTRRMLEMFKKKAPKANAADVAK; encoded by the coding sequence ATGGATCTCGCTGCTTTTCAAAGCATCCTTACCGTCCAAAACATCACTGTGTTTGTACTCGCCATCTTTGTTGGCTATCACGTTGTTTGGAACGTCACTCCTGCCCTGCACACCCCTCTAATGGCAGTGACTAATGCTATTTCTGGAATCATTATTGTGGGTGCACTTTTACAAACCGAGGTAATAGGTGGCGATGAAATCACCCTCACCAGCATTATTGGCGCTGTTGCCGTTTTCCTCGCATCTATCAATATTTTTGGTGGCTTTATGGTCACGCGGCGCATGCTAGAAATGTTTAAGAAAAAAGCACCGAAGGCAAATGCGGCTGATGTAGCCAAATAA
- a CDS encoding co-chaperone GroES, whose amino-acid sequence MNLRPLHDRVIIKRLDQESKTASGIIIPDAAAEKPDQGEVLAVGPGKRDDSGKLNAPDVKVGDRVLFGKYAGQTVKVDGDELLVMREEDIMAVVQK is encoded by the coding sequence ATGAATTTGCGTCCTTTACATGATCGCGTAATCATCAAGCGTTTGGATCAAGAATCAAAAACCGCTTCCGGAATCATCATTCCTGACGCAGCTGCAGAAAAGCCTGATCAAGGTGAAGTTTTGGCAGTGGGTCCAGGCAAGCGTGATGACAGCGGCAAATTAAATGCACCTGACGTCAAAGTAGGCGATCGCGTCTTGTTTGGTAAATATGCAGGTCAAACAGTTAAGGTCGATGGCGATGAGCTTCTCGTAATGCGCGAAGAAGACATCATGGCTGTTGTACAGAAGTAA
- a CDS encoding Re/Si-specific NAD(P)(+) transhydrogenase subunit alpha, producing MRIGVPLETRPGETRVAATPETVKKLIGQGHTVVIQKDAGVQASQPDSAYAAVGATIGTAADAFGAEIVLKVRAPEAAELKQIQSGSVLIGMLDPFDNDNIAAMAAQGITAFSLEAAPRTTRAQSMDVLSSQANIAGYKAVMIAANEYQRFMPMLMTAAGTVKAARVLILGAGVAGLQAIATAKRLGAVIEASDVRPAAKEQIESLGAKFVDVPYETDEEREIAQGVGGYARPMPEAWMKRQATLVAERAQQADIVITTALIPGRKPPVLLHSDTVANMKPGSIVIDIAAGRGDNGSGNCPLTQADKVVDINGVKIVGYTNLASMVAADASALYARNLIDFMKLIIDKEAKLVIPTDDDIVTACLMCRDGQAVRKN from the coding sequence ATGCGCATAGGAGTGCCACTGGAAACTAGGCCCGGGGAAACTCGAGTTGCTGCCACACCAGAAACCGTTAAAAAACTGATTGGCCAAGGCCACACTGTTGTCATCCAAAAAGATGCTGGCGTACAAGCAAGTCAGCCCGACTCTGCTTATGCAGCTGTTGGTGCCACAATTGGCACTGCAGCGGATGCCTTTGGTGCTGAAATTGTTCTGAAGGTCCGTGCGCCAGAGGCCGCTGAGCTGAAACAAATTCAATCTGGTAGCGTGCTGATTGGCATGCTCGATCCATTTGATAATGACAACATCGCAGCAATGGCGGCCCAAGGTATTACTGCGTTCTCACTAGAAGCTGCACCTCGCACCACTCGTGCACAAAGTATGGACGTCTTGTCATCACAAGCAAACATTGCTGGTTACAAAGCAGTGATGATTGCGGCTAATGAATATCAACGCTTTATGCCGATGCTCATGACTGCAGCCGGTACAGTTAAAGCTGCGCGCGTCTTGATTCTGGGAGCAGGTGTAGCGGGTTTGCAAGCGATTGCTACCGCTAAGCGTCTTGGCGCTGTGATTGAAGCATCTGATGTCCGTCCGGCTGCGAAAGAACAAATTGAGTCTCTTGGCGCTAAGTTTGTTGATGTTCCTTACGAAACTGATGAAGAGCGTGAGATTGCTCAAGGTGTTGGTGGCTATGCCCGCCCTATGCCAGAGGCCTGGATGAAACGTCAAGCCACCTTGGTTGCCGAGCGCGCACAGCAAGCAGATATCGTCATTACCACCGCCTTGATTCCTGGTCGTAAACCGCCAGTTCTTTTACACAGCGACACCGTAGCCAATATGAAACCTGGCTCTATAGTGATTGATATTGCCGCTGGTCGTGGTGACAATGGTTCTGGTAACTGCCCTTTGACTCAAGCAGACAAAGTTGTGGACATCAATGGCGTGAAAATTGTGGGCTACACCAATTTAGCTAGCATGGTTGCCGCTGATGCATCCGCACTTTATGCACGGAACTTAATCGATTTCATGAAATTGATTATTGATAAAGAAGCGAAGTTAGTCATTCCAACTGATGACGACATTGTTACTGCCTGCTTAATGTGCCGTGATGGCCAAGCCGTCCGTAAAAACTAA
- the groL gene encoding chaperonin GroEL (60 kDa chaperone family; promotes refolding of misfolded polypeptides especially under stressful conditions; forms two stacked rings of heptamers to form a barrel-shaped 14mer; ends can be capped by GroES; misfolded proteins enter the barrel where they are refolded when GroES binds), which produces MAAKDVVFGDNARTKMVEGVNILANAVKTTLGPKGRNVVIERSFGGPTITKDGVSVAKEIELKDKLQNMGAQMVKEVASKTADIAGDGTTTATVLAQSIVREGMKYVVAGHNPMDLKRGIDKAVTAAVEELAKISKPCTTTKEIAQVGSISANSDHSIGQRIAEAMEKVGKEGVITVEDGKSLEDELEVVEGMQFDRGYLSPYFINQPEKQVAVLESPYVLLFDKKIANIRDLLPVLEQVAKSGRPLLIIAEDVEGEALATLVVNNIRGIIKTCAVKAPGFGDRRKAMLEDIAILTGGTVIAEEIGLTLEKTTLEHLGQAKRIEVGKENTIIIDGAGDAKAIEARVKNIRVQIEEATSDYDKEKLQERVAKLAGGVAVIRVGAATEVEMKEKKARVDDALHATRAAVEEGIVPGGGVALIRAMQGIKGLKGDNPDQDAGISIVLRAMQEPLRTIVSNAGEDAGVVVNAVQESKGNNGYNAATGEYGDLVAQGVIDPTKVTKTALVNAASVAGLLLTTDCAISEAPKDESAGGGMPDMGGMGGMGGMGGMM; this is translated from the coding sequence ATGGCAGCAAAAGACGTTGTATTTGGAGATAACGCTCGTACCAAGATGGTCGAAGGCGTAAATATTCTTGCGAACGCAGTAAAAACAACTCTCGGACCAAAAGGTCGAAACGTTGTTATTGAGCGTTCATTCGGCGGCCCTACCATCACTAAAGATGGTGTATCAGTAGCAAAAGAAATTGAATTAAAAGACAAGCTCCAGAACATGGGCGCGCAAATGGTAAAGGAAGTTGCTTCCAAAACCGCTGACATCGCTGGTGACGGTACTACTACTGCTACTGTGTTGGCTCAGTCTATCGTACGTGAAGGTATGAAATACGTAGTTGCAGGCCATAACCCAATGGACTTGAAACGCGGTATCGATAAAGCTGTTACGGCTGCGGTCGAAGAGCTCGCAAAAATTAGCAAGCCTTGCACCACTACAAAAGAAATTGCTCAAGTAGGTTCGATTTCTGCAAACAGCGATCACAGTATTGGTCAGCGCATTGCAGAAGCAATGGAAAAAGTAGGCAAAGAAGGTGTTATCACTGTTGAAGATGGCAAGTCTTTAGAAGATGAGCTAGAAGTGGTAGAAGGAATGCAGTTTGATCGTGGCTATCTCTCTCCTTACTTCATTAACCAACCAGAGAAACAAGTTGCCGTATTGGAAAGCCCATACGTACTTTTGTTTGACAAGAAGATTGCTAACATCCGTGATTTACTCCCAGTACTCGAGCAAGTTGCCAAGTCTGGTCGTCCATTGTTGATCATTGCAGAAGATGTTGAAGGTGAGGCCTTGGCAACTTTAGTTGTGAACAATATCCGCGGAATCATTAAAACTTGTGCTGTTAAGGCTCCAGGCTTTGGAGATCGTCGTAAAGCCATGTTGGAAGACATTGCAATTTTGACTGGCGGTACTGTGATTGCTGAAGAAATTGGCCTCACACTCGAGAAAACCACTCTTGAGCACTTGGGTCAAGCAAAACGTATCGAAGTTGGCAAAGAAAACACCATCATCATTGACGGTGCTGGCGATGCTAAAGCAATTGAAGCTCGCGTGAAGAATATTCGTGTTCAGATCGAAGAAGCTACTAGCGACTATGACAAAGAAAAATTGCAAGAACGTGTAGCTAAATTAGCTGGTGGTGTTGCCGTGATTCGTGTTGGCGCTGCTACTGAAGTTGAAATGAAGGAAAAGAAAGCTCGCGTCGACGATGCATTGCATGCAACTCGTGCAGCGGTTGAAGAGGGCATTGTTCCTGGCGGTGGCGTAGCATTGATTCGTGCAATGCAAGGCATCAAAGGCCTGAAGGGCGACAATCCTGATCAAGATGCTGGTATCAGCATCGTATTACGCGCTATGCAAGAGCCATTGCGTACGATCGTTAGCAATGCCGGTGAAGATGCTGGTGTAGTTGTGAACGCCGTGCAGGAAAGCAAAGGCAATAACGGTTACAACGCGGCTACTGGTGAATATGGTGATCTCGTTGCCCAAGGTGTGATTGATCCAACTAAAGTAACTAAAACTGCATTGGTAAATGCAGCTTCTGTTGCTGGCTTGTTGCTCACTACTGACTGTGCAATTTCTGAAGCGCCAAAGGATGAGTCTGCTGGCGGCGGAATGCCTGATATGGGCGGTATGGGTGGTATGGGTGGTATGGGCGGCATGATGTAA
- a CDS encoding glutathione S-transferase, which yields MKLIGSLTSPYVRKVRIVFSEKKVDVDLELENVWAADSKITNSNPLGKVPCLILEDGEAIYDSRVIAEYADALSPVSKLIPGDNRERASVKTWETLADGIMDAGILARLERTWRPAEQQSSAWVDRQMGKIDDALEEMSEKLAENTWCHGNQITLADIATGCALGYLLFRFPDVKWQAKHLNLDRLYQKLLQRPSFIETEPPAA from the coding sequence ATGAAACTCATCGGATCCCTTACCAGCCCCTATGTACGCAAAGTACGCATTGTTTTTTCAGAGAAAAAGGTCGATGTTGACCTGGAACTCGAGAATGTATGGGCAGCTGACAGCAAAATCACCAATTCCAACCCCCTAGGGAAGGTTCCTTGCCTCATTTTGGAGGATGGGGAAGCTATTTATGATTCCCGGGTCATTGCCGAATATGCAGATGCCTTAAGCCCTGTTAGTAAGCTCATTCCTGGCGATAACCGTGAACGGGCTTCAGTCAAAACCTGGGAAACATTGGCTGACGGCATCATGGACGCCGGCATTTTGGCTCGTCTTGAGCGCACTTGGCGTCCAGCTGAGCAACAAAGCTCGGCTTGGGTTGATCGTCAAATGGGCAAAATTGATGATGCGCTAGAAGAAATGTCTGAAAAGCTTGCTGAAAATACTTGGTGTCACGGCAATCAAATCACCTTAGCAGATATTGCAACAGGTTGTGCGCTGGGATATTTATTATTCCGCTTTCCAGATGTGAAATGGCAAGCTAAACACCTGAACTTAGATCGTCTTTATCAAAAGTTGCTGCAAAGACCTTCATTTATTGAAACTGAACCACCTGCGGCATAA
- the mnmA gene encoding tRNA 2-thiouridine(34) synthase MnmA, with protein MKVVIGMSGGVDSSVAAWMLKEQGYEVVGLFMKNWEDDDNDEYCSARQDWLDVVSVADLIGIDVEAVNFAAEYRERVFADFLREYAAGRTPNPDVLCNAEIKFKAFLDHAMSLGADAIATGHYARVRHEDGKAQLLKAIDATKDQSYFLHRLTQQQLANVMFPLGEIPKTEVRKIAEKIGLHNARKKDSTGICFIGERPFREFLNRYLPRTPGPIKTPEGKTVGEHMGLAFFTLGQRKGIGLGGSQDGNGDAWYVARKDMANNTLYVAQGHEHPWLLANRLEAMDASWIAGVAPDSGSYSAKTRYRQADSACTFNLADAPLQFGLSFPEAQWAVTPGQSAVLYDGDICLGGGIISA; from the coding sequence ATGAAAGTCGTTATTGGCATGTCTGGAGGGGTTGATTCGTCGGTAGCAGCCTGGATGCTCAAGGAGCAGGGCTATGAGGTAGTAGGCCTTTTCATGAAAAATTGGGAAGATGACGATAACGATGAATATTGCTCCGCACGCCAAGATTGGCTGGATGTTGTCTCAGTGGCCGATTTAATTGGGATTGATGTTGAGGCAGTCAATTTTGCTGCTGAGTATCGCGAACGCGTCTTTGCGGACTTTTTACGCGAGTACGCTGCAGGGCGAACTCCAAATCCGGATGTCTTGTGTAATGCAGAAATTAAATTCAAGGCCTTCTTAGATCACGCAATGAGTTTAGGTGCTGATGCGATTGCTACTGGGCACTATGCAAGAGTACGCCATGAAGATGGCAAGGCACAATTATTGAAAGCAATAGACGCAACTAAAGATCAAAGCTATTTTTTACACCGTCTAACGCAGCAACAGTTGGCTAATGTGATGTTTCCTTTGGGAGAGATTCCGAAAACAGAAGTGCGTAAGATTGCTGAAAAAATTGGTTTACACAATGCGCGCAAAAAAGATAGCACCGGTATTTGTTTTATTGGGGAGCGCCCGTTCAGAGAATTCCTAAACCGATATTTACCACGCACACCTGGTCCGATTAAAACACCTGAAGGCAAGACTGTGGGTGAACATATGGGCTTAGCATTTTTTACCTTAGGTCAACGCAAAGGTATTGGCTTGGGTGGCAGTCAAGATGGGAATGGGGATGCTTGGTATGTGGCGCGTAAGGACATGGCCAATAACACTTTATATGTGGCTCAAGGTCATGAACACCCATGGTTGCTGGCTAATAGGTTAGAGGCGATGGACGCAAGTTGGATTGCAGGCGTAGCACCAGATTCCGGAAGTTACTCTGCAAAGACACGTTATCGCCAAGCGGATTCCGCTTGCACATTCAACTTAGCGGATGCCCCTTTGCAATTTGGATTAAGTTTTCCAGAGGCTCAATGGGCAGTCACTCCAGGACAGTCAGCGGTTCTCTACGATGGTGATATTTGTTTAGGCGGCGGAATTATTTCCGCCTAA
- a CDS encoding 3-deoxy-D-manno-octulosonic acid transferase: MSVRTDSDYGARPLIWFTAYQLLWHLLLPLAFIRLAWRARHSFAYMHHIPERLGFGYDKPIQQGSIWIHAVSVGETRAAQPLIEAYLASGETILLTHMTLNGRRTGRQLFGKEIAAGQIHQVYLPYDLCWSVENFLKSFKPKLGLFMETEAWPTVVFRCADLRLPLFLVNARLSERSARRVNRFGKAGRALFQAFKGILAQTDFDAQRYRSLGVRNVSIVGNLKFDVPLDPQLVAQGQLWQQDLHASNRMMVCAASTRDGEEAIILKAWKDLLSSNTFELAPLLCIVPRHPERFTEVADQIQDAGLAFRRRSEWTGVPKDCSSVDVILGDSMGEMPMYYSAADLVLMGGSLLPFGGQNLIEACAAGCPVLLGEHTYNFQQAALDALTAGAAKRIQGDLLLGDSIALMEALKNLLLNTAELGKMSAAAKAYSIEHQGATKRILVDLEQQNFSLS, encoded by the coding sequence GTGAGTGTACGCACTGACTCAGATTACGGGGCACGACCTCTAATCTGGTTTACTGCTTATCAACTGCTGTGGCATCTATTATTGCCATTAGCATTTATCCGCTTGGCTTGGCGCGCTCGCCATTCTTTTGCATACATGCACCACATTCCAGAGCGACTTGGCTTTGGCTATGACAAACCAATTCAGCAGGGGTCTATTTGGATTCATGCGGTATCTGTTGGTGAGACTAGGGCGGCTCAACCATTAATTGAAGCCTATCTTGCCAGTGGCGAAACCATTTTATTGACACATATGACTTTAAATGGTCGCCGCACCGGAAGGCAGTTGTTTGGTAAAGAAATTGCTGCGGGTCAAATCCATCAGGTGTATTTGCCTTACGACTTGTGTTGGTCTGTAGAGAATTTTCTGAAGTCTTTTAAACCTAAGCTTGGCCTCTTTATGGAAACTGAAGCATGGCCAACGGTAGTCTTTCGTTGTGCGGATCTTAGATTGCCTTTGTTTCTAGTAAACGCGCGCCTTTCTGAACGTAGTGCACGGCGTGTAAATCGTTTTGGTAAGGCAGGTCGCGCATTATTTCAGGCGTTTAAAGGAATTTTGGCGCAAACCGATTTTGATGCGCAGCGATATCGCAGTCTTGGTGTGCGCAATGTCAGCATTGTTGGCAATCTCAAATTTGACGTGCCGCTTGATCCTCAGTTAGTTGCCCAAGGACAATTATGGCAACAAGATTTACATGCAAGCAATCGAATGATGGTGTGCGCTGCTAGTACCCGTGATGGAGAAGAGGCCATCATCCTCAAGGCTTGGAAAGATTTGTTATCGAGTAATACATTTGAACTTGCGCCATTACTTTGCATCGTGCCACGTCACCCAGAAAGATTTACTGAGGTTGCTGACCAGATTCAGGATGCAGGCTTAGCATTTCGCCGTCGTAGCGAGTGGACTGGGGTTCCAAAAGATTGCAGCAGTGTGGATGTCATCCTAGGCGATTCAATGGGCGAGATGCCCATGTACTACAGCGCGGCTGATTTGGTTTTAATGGGCGGCAGTCTCCTGCCTTTTGGTGGACAGAATCTTATTGAGGCTTGTGCTGCAGGCTGCCCCGTTCTTCTAGGGGAGCACACCTATAACTTTCAACAGGCCGCTTTAGATGCCCTGACAGCAGGTGCTGCAAAGCGGATTCAGGGCGACTTATTACTAGGTGACTCAATTGCTTTGATGGAGGCTCTGAAAAACTTGCTTTTAAATACCGCTGAGCTTGGCAAGATGAGTGCGGCTGCTAAGGCCTATTCAATCGAACATCAAGGTGCAACTAAAAGAATCTTAGTTGACCTTGAGCAACAGAATTTCTCTCTCAGTTAG
- a CDS encoding diguanylate phosphodiesterase, protein MSPKSRLYTLVKAWKNKPFQEVRDASGAPWLGISNQALEEHQSWSKRQAISHEPIFNCKGTKLTGSLFRPLLEASDMQLLRMFMEGLDTISYWYRSGRFIPGILPVPSHAIISSDYIDALSDLILNSRLPVGLVGLGISTVPNPENADAYKEALQRMRRLGVLLHFMNFSGREDELHWISQMQMEGIHIDMRQCREKMISAAMVSHLRLSPYSSTKIYASHVGLVKDLENASLIQVDHCYGGLMMSPLSRHQMLQINDSRIAKAIYSLHPHPQPNQNGDK, encoded by the coding sequence ATGAGCCCGAAATCCCGGCTGTACACGCTTGTAAAGGCATGGAAGAACAAACCCTTCCAAGAAGTCCGCGACGCCTCTGGCGCGCCCTGGCTTGGTATTAGTAACCAAGCTCTCGAAGAACACCAATCCTGGTCTAAGCGACAAGCGATTAGCCATGAACCCATCTTTAACTGCAAGGGAACAAAACTGACCGGATCTTTATTTAGACCATTATTAGAAGCCTCTGACATGCAATTACTACGCATGTTCATGGAAGGCCTAGATACGATCTCTTACTGGTATCGGAGCGGTCGCTTCATACCCGGCATTTTGCCGGTGCCATCCCATGCAATTATTTCCAGCGACTATATCGATGCATTGAGTGATCTCATTTTGAACTCTCGTCTACCCGTCGGACTGGTTGGCTTGGGAATTTCTACAGTTCCCAATCCAGAGAATGCTGATGCATACAAAGAGGCTTTACAGCGAATGAGACGACTAGGCGTATTACTCCATTTCATGAACTTCTCTGGAAGAGAGGATGAATTGCATTGGATAAGTCAAATGCAAATGGAAGGGATTCACATCGATATGCGTCAGTGCCGAGAAAAGATGATTTCTGCTGCAATGGTTTCCCATTTACGACTGTCGCCTTATTCATCAACCAAAATTTACGCGAGCCATGTGGGGCTAGTGAAAGATCTAGAAAACGCATCTCTAATACAAGTTGATCATTGCTATGGGGGCTTGATGATGTCACCACTCAGTCGGCATCAGATGCT
- a CDS encoding NAD(P)(+) transhydrogenase (Re/Si-specific) subunit beta gives MSNITAISYLISSVLFILALRGLSSPTTSRQGNTFGMIGMLLAVITTFFIPDFKPAVSLIAAAVVGGAIIGTIAAKRVQMTKMPELVALMHSFVGLSAVLIAIAAVFNPTHDHTGAQKIELFIGAFIGAITFTASVIAFGKLSGKVSGKPVSFSGQHLLNLILAVAMVGGGIAYFMTDSHAAFLAMCAIALVLGVTLIIPIGGADMPVVVSMLNSYSGWAAAGIGFTLNNPVLIIAGACVGSSGAILSYIMCKAMNRSILAVLLGGFGAEAATGGSDDGSPKNYKTGSPEDAAFLMENADTVIIVPGYGLAVARAQHALKELTEKLTHHGVTVKYAIHPVAGRMPGHMNVLLAEAEVPYDQVFEMEDINSDFGQADVVLILGANDVVNPAARTPGSPIFGMPILEAFKAKTIIVNKRSMAAGYAGLDNELFYMDKTMMVFGDAKKVVEDMVKAVE, from the coding sequence ATGTCAAACATAACTGCTATTTCCTATCTCATTTCATCAGTGCTATTTATCCTCGCACTACGTGGCCTGTCATCACCAACCACTTCACGCCAAGGTAATACCTTTGGCATGATTGGCATGCTTTTGGCTGTCATTACCACTTTCTTTATTCCTGATTTCAAGCCAGCGGTCTCGTTAATTGCTGCTGCGGTTGTAGGCGGAGCAATCATTGGAACCATTGCAGCCAAACGTGTACAAATGACCAAGATGCCAGAGCTAGTTGCTTTGATGCACTCTTTTGTGGGTTTATCAGCAGTCTTAATTGCTATTGCAGCGGTATTTAATCCTACGCATGACCATACTGGCGCGCAGAAAATTGAATTATTCATTGGTGCATTTATTGGCGCGATTACATTTACCGCCTCAGTAATTGCTTTTGGAAAACTCTCTGGCAAAGTCAGCGGTAAGCCAGTCAGCTTCTCAGGCCAACACTTACTGAACTTGATATTGGCAGTCGCCATGGTGGGCGGGGGCATTGCCTACTTTATGACTGATAGTCATGCTGCTTTCTTGGCCATGTGTGCAATTGCATTGGTTCTGGGTGTAACTTTAATCATCCCAATTGGTGGCGCAGATATGCCCGTGGTTGTTTCTATGTTGAACAGTTACTCCGGTTGGGCGGCCGCAGGAATTGGCTTTACCTTAAACAACCCTGTTTTGATTATTGCAGGTGCTTGCGTAGGATCTTCTGGCGCAATTTTGTCCTACATTATGTGTAAAGCGATGAACCGCTCTATTTTGGCAGTCTTGCTTGGTGGATTTGGTGCAGAAGCTGCTACAGGCGGTAGCGATGATGGTAGCCCCAAGAATTACAAAACCGGTTCACCAGAAGATGCCGCCTTCCTGATGGAAAACGCAGATACAGTCATCATTGTCCCAGGCTATGGTTTAGCAGTTGCTCGTGCGCAGCATGCCCTTAAGGAGCTGACAGAGAAATTGACTCATCATGGTGTGACTGTGAAGTACGCAATTCATCCAGTGGCAGGCCGTATGCCTGGGCACATGAACGTACTCTTAGCTGAAGCAGAAGTTCCATACGATCAAGTATTTGAAATGGAAGATATCAATAGCGACTTTGGACAAGCTGATGTAGTGCTGATTCTTGGTGCAAATGACGTTGTTAACCCGGCTGCACGTACCCCTGGTAGTCCAATCTTTGGTATGCCAATCTTGGAAGCATTTAAAGCCAAGACGATTATTGTGAACAAACGATCAATGGCAGCAGGTTATGCTGGACTAGACAACGAACTCTTCTATATGGATAAAACCATGATGGTCTTCGGTGATGCGAAGAAAGTTGTTGAGGATATGGTCAAGGCGGTTGAATAA